The window TTGCGCGGAGACAGATCCACTGGAACGGCACACCAGCCTTTTCCTCAACCGAACCGATCGACCAAGTGAATGTTCTCACAATCGTATTCGGCAGCGGGTCTTCACCTTCATACTGGTACGTCGCCATCTGTCCCAGTTCGCCAAGTGGATACGGCTGGCATGTTTGCATCGTAGCACCTCAGCACGCATCTAATTCACGCAAAATCCGTTCCACAACCTGTTTCCGTTGTCCCTGAACTGCGGGCTGCTCCAACTCGTAGACTTCATCCGAAATCAGGTGTTTGTGGCTTTCAATGGGAAGGGAATTGTGTGATGCGTTGTCAATATAACGGTTAAAAATAGTGTATCGGGGATAGGATTCCGTCCAGCGTCTTCCACCGTGATAGAGTGCTTCAGTAAAGACAACACAATCACCAGCATTGACAGGGACGTTGATAACCGTTGGGGGTCCGTCATAAATTGATAGGTCATCGGGCGGTTCAAAGTTACGCTTGTGGCTTCCGGGAAGACAGACGAACCCTGTCCCTGATGGCACGTCAACTAACGAAGTCCCAGCGTTGAGGAAACCCGCTCGAGGTCCAGATTCGTCCACGCTATAATCTTGACCGGAGGCATGGAAGTGGATGTCATTGGAGGTTTTGTAGTTCTTCGTCAAGGCGCAATCAACGAGACAGGGAGTCCCCCGCGTCAGGGCGATAATCACCCGCATAATCTCGCGGTTAAGCACAAGCCGTTGAAAGACGGGATCACCGTATTGGATATGATTAACCCAATGGGCAATCGTCGAGGAATGATCACCGGTTCGGGATGTAGAGGTGAGCGGTGCAGGAAGCTCATCCAAGGGCGTGTCATGCCACTGGTTACCGAGTTCAATCATTCGTTG of the Candidatus Poribacteria bacterium genome contains:
- a CDS encoding phytanoyl-CoA dioxygenase family protein, which codes for MLTPHEKWFFDHHGFIILRKVVPPEDIQRMIELGNQWHDTPLDELPAPLTSTSRTGDHSSTIAHWVNHIQYGDPVFQRLVLNREIMRVIIALTRGTPCLVDCALTKNYKTSNDIHFHASGQDYSVDESGPRAGFLNAGTSLVDVPSGTGFVCLPGSHKRNFEPPDDLSIYDGPPTVINVPVNAGDCVVFTEALYHGGRRWTESYPRYTIFNRYIDNASHNSLPIESHKHLISDEVYELEQPAVQGQRKQVVERILRELDAC